The genomic window ATAGGAGGAGTGATAAGGAATGAGTCAAGGTAAAAAAATGTTTCTAGCGGGTCCCTTTAAAAGTTTGGTTAATTCAAATACAGGCATAATGGGTAAGCATGAAAAACAAAAATTAATAAATTTAATATCCTTTTTTGAAACAAGGGGTTTTTCAGTCCATAATGCACACAAACGCGAAGGTTGGGGGAAAGATTTCATGACGCCTGAAGAATGTACGGAAATTGATTTCAAAGAAATTAGTGCATGTGATCTTTTTGTTGCTTTCCCAGGAGCACCAGCTTCTCCAGGCACGCATATAGAAATTGGTTGGGCTTCCGCTTTAAACAAACCAATTGTTCTATTGTTAGAAGAAGAAAAAGACTATGCCTTTTTAATAAATGGTTTGGGTACGATCGCAAATGTAACGTTTATCCGTTTTCGAACAGAAGAAGATTATTTCAGTCAACTTGATAAGGTGTATTTGCAAATCGTTTAGGAGGTATTAGATATGCATTTCAATAACTTTCATGAAGCCTATATCGAAACACTATATGAAACCTATCACCATCCTCAATTTTTTAACGCACCACGCGGTAACCACAGCCGTGAAAAACTCAATCATCATTTGAGTATTGAAAACCCTGTAGAACGTATTTGTTATTTAGCAAGTCGAAAGACGAATATTGTATTTAATTTTGCGGAAGTGTTATGGTACTTATCTGCAAATAATGGTGTTGATTTTATTAGCTACTATAATAAGAAAATGAGCCAGTATTCAATGAATGGAAAGGTATTGACAGGTACAGCGTATGGACCGAAGATATTTGAATTTGGGAATGCGAAAGTGAATCAATGGAAGCAAATAAAAGATTTATTAACCTATGAGGACGTTGATTCAAAACGAGCATTTTTGCAGATCTTTGACGCGACTGAACTTATGGTTCCCGAGAACATTGATGTTTCTTGTACAGTAGGATTACAATTTTTTGTAAGAGAAAATAAACTATATATGGCGTCTTTTATGCGTGCAAATGATGCTTTCCGTGGAATCGTTAGTGATCTTTTTTCTTTTACTTTGATTCAAGAATTAATGGCAAGAGAGCTTCAACTAGATTTAGGTACATACTTTCATAATGTCGGTTCCATCCATGTCTATCAATCGGATAACGAATGGACTGAAAGGGTACTCCAAGAAGCGAAGTCTAACGTTCAAAAAATGAAGCCACAGTTTCAGTTTCCTACCATGCCTTTAACAGATAATTGGTCAGCAATTGAAACTGTATTAAACTATGAATCTTTATTAAGACAAGACCTAATTACATTGTCTTGCTCAGATATTGAACAACTGGATATAGCGGATTATTGGAAACAAGTTCTTTATCTTTTTAGTTTATATCAGTACATCGCTTATAAGCGAACAATTGATTTCTCTTTGTTTCGTCATTTACTACCGGTTTATCAACATTTAATGATGAATAAATGGCCCTCGTATTTCAAGACAAAAATAGAATAGATCAATTGGTATAGAGGAGGAAGGGTTGCTTATGGGAAAGACTTCTTTTAAAGAAGGTATGGTTGCGAATCAATTTGATGCGTACAATGACATTCTTGAACAAACGTTAGGGTTTCGTTTTGTTTTCCAAGCCCTTATTGAAAATCCAGATAGTAAAACTATACTTGACTATGGGTGTGGACCAGGGAAAGTCGCTTATAGATTGGCTGAGCGTACGGATCTAAATATTATTGCTGTAGACGAATCAAAAGAAATGCTCGAGATTGCTTTTGAAAAACGAGATCATCCAAAGATTGACTACCGTTTAATTCAAGATGATCGTTTATCTTTCATTAAGGACAACTCAGTGGATGGAGCGATTGCCTGTTATGTTTTCATAAATACAGAAAAGAAAGATCGAATTCAGCGCATTATGAAAGAGATTTATCGGGTTCTAAAACCTCAATCCCCTTTTG from Shouchella hunanensis includes these protein-coding regions:
- a CDS encoding class I SAM-dependent methyltransferase, whose protein sequence is MGKTSFKEGMVANQFDAYNDILEQTLGFRFVFQALIENPDSKTILDYGCGPGKVAYRLAERTDLNIIAVDESKEMLEIAFEKRDHPKIDYRLIQDDRLSFIKDNSVDGAIACYVFINTEKKDRIQRIMKEIYRVLKPQSPFVILDTNPDSTGIAFSTFQNGLSGKKYSYGEARQEWLHIENQDDLILNDFHWPKSMYQELLKKVGFQEIEQIEPTLRDIPAEELQMIEQKHTFNQWKNEWDSPPFVLYRSIKPAQE
- a CDS encoding thymidylate synthase, with the protein product MHFNNFHEAYIETLYETYHHPQFFNAPRGNHSREKLNHHLSIENPVERICYLASRKTNIVFNFAEVLWYLSANNGVDFISYYNKKMSQYSMNGKVLTGTAYGPKIFEFGNAKVNQWKQIKDLLTYEDVDSKRAFLQIFDATELMVPENIDVSCTVGLQFFVRENKLYMASFMRANDAFRGIVSDLFSFTLIQELMARELQLDLGTYFHNVGSIHVYQSDNEWTERVLQEAKSNVQKMKPQFQFPTMPLTDNWSAIETVLNYESLLRQDLITLSCSDIEQLDIADYWKQVLYLFSLYQYIAYKRTIDFSLFRHLLPVYQHLMMNKWPSYFKTKIE
- a CDS encoding nucleoside 2-deoxyribosyltransferase; this encodes MSQGKKMFLAGPFKSLVNSNTGIMGKHEKQKLINLISFFETRGFSVHNAHKREGWGKDFMTPEECTEIDFKEISACDLFVAFPGAPASPGTHIEIGWASALNKPIVLLLEEEKDYAFLINGLGTIANVTFIRFRTEEDYFSQLDKVYLQIV